Proteins from one Bacteroides mediterraneensis genomic window:
- the ruvB gene encoding Holliday junction branch migration DNA helicase RuvB, which translates to MEEQFDIRDYKPTGKERDFENALRPLQFEDFSGQDKVVDNLRIFVKAARLRAEALDHVLLHGPPGLGKTTLSNIIANELGVGFKVTSGPVLDKPGDLAGVLTSLEPNDVLFIDEIHRLSPVVEEYLYSAMEDYRIDIMIDKGPSARSIQIDLNPFTLVGATTRSGLLTAPLRARFGINLHLEYYDDSILTRIILRSARILDVPCDVDAAGEIASRSRGTPRIANALLRRVRDFAQVKGSGRIDVEIARFALEALNIDQYGLDEIDNKILCTLIDKFKGGPVGLTTIATALGEDPGTLEEVYEPFLIKEGFLKRTPRGREVTELAYKHLGKSKYNSEKTLFD; encoded by the coding sequence ATGGAAGAACAGTTTGATATACGCGATTACAAACCAACCGGAAAGGAGCGTGACTTTGAAAACGCCCTTCGTCCGCTCCAGTTTGAGGACTTCAGCGGGCAGGACAAGGTGGTGGACAATCTGCGCATTTTTGTAAAAGCGGCACGGCTTCGGGCGGAAGCGCTCGACCACGTATTGCTTCACGGCCCTCCCGGATTGGGAAAGACCACATTGAGTAACATCATTGCCAATGAACTGGGGGTAGGGTTCAAAGTGACCTCTGGCCCGGTACTTGACAAACCGGGCGATTTGGCCGGGGTGCTGACCAGCCTGGAACCCAACGACGTGTTGTTTATTGATGAGATTCACCGGTTGAGTCCGGTAGTGGAGGAGTACCTGTACTCGGCTATGGAGGACTACCGCATCGACATCATGATTGACAAGGGCCCTTCGGCCCGCAGTATCCAGATAGACCTGAATCCGTTCACCCTGGTGGGAGCTACGACCCGCAGCGGACTGCTGACAGCTCCGCTTCGTGCCCGTTTTGGTATCAACCTCCATCTGGAATATTACGATGATTCCATTCTGACGCGCATCATCCTGCGTTCGGCACGTATTCTGGATGTGCCTTGCGATGTGGATGCAGCGGGAGAGATTGCTTCCCGCAGCCGGGGAACCCCGCGTATTGCCAATGCCCTGTTGAGGCGTGTGCGCGACTTTGCGCAGGTGAAAGGTTCGGGACGGATTGACGTGGAGATTGCCCGTTTTGCACTGGAAGCCTTGAACATCGACCAGTATGGACTGGATGAAATAGACAACAAGATTCTGTGTACGCTCATCGATAAGTTCAAGGGAGGACCGGTGGGGCTGACAACCATTGCCACTGCCTTGGGAGAAGACCCCGGTACGTTGGAAGAAGTGTATGAACCCTTCCTGATAAAAGAAGGATTCCTGAAACGTACACCCCGAGGACGTGAAGTGACCGAGCTGGCATATAAACATTTAGGAAAAAGTAAATATAACAGTGAAAAGACCCTGTTTGATTAA
- a CDS encoding 4Fe-4S binding protein: MTSTTTPLNGNRLIFFSPTRTSAQIARAIGEGIGMGRRMETDLTLDESSSPIELERELCVIVTPVYGGRVPVLALQRLQRLKGNGAPAILGVVYGNRDYEDALLELRDTAISLGFSPLTAGAFIGEHSYSTPELPIAAGRPDTDDLLRAREFGKASLEKWNHLHTTGTPIPELTVKGNFPYKQWTPGAPVCPTCTESCFACGECIEVCPTHAIQFNADQTAIETDIYKCIKCCACVKCCPNEARKFSTPFAAILHEKCSARRQPELFF; encoded by the coding sequence ATGACATCAACCACTACCCCACTGAATGGGAACCGACTGATTTTTTTCTCCCCCACCCGTACCTCGGCCCAAATCGCACGGGCTATCGGGGAAGGCATCGGTATGGGAAGAAGAATGGAAACCGACCTGACCTTGGATGAATCTTCCTCTCCAATCGAGTTGGAAAGAGAATTATGCGTCATTGTAACCCCGGTGTACGGCGGACGCGTGCCTGTCCTCGCCCTTCAACGTTTGCAACGTCTTAAAGGGAACGGAGCTCCTGCGATTCTCGGGGTTGTATATGGCAACCGGGATTATGAAGACGCTTTGTTGGAACTCCGGGATACAGCCATCAGCCTGGGCTTTTCACCTCTTACTGCCGGAGCCTTTATTGGAGAACACAGTTACAGCACGCCCGAACTGCCCATCGCCGCCGGACGTCCGGATACGGACGACCTGCTGCGAGCCCGCGAATTTGGGAAAGCCAGCCTGGAGAAATGGAACCACCTGCACACAACCGGTACTCCGATTCCCGAACTGACCGTCAAAGGAAACTTCCCCTATAAACAATGGACACCGGGTGCCCCTGTATGCCCCACTTGTACAGAGAGCTGTTTCGCCTGTGGAGAATGTATCGAAGTCTGCCCCACCCATGCCATTCAATTCAATGCAGACCAGACTGCCATTGAAACGGACATCTATAAATGCATCAAATGCTGTGCCTGCGTGAAATGCTGTCCGAACGAGGCCCGTAAGTTCAGTACCCCGTTTGCGGCCATCCTCCACGAAAAGTGCAGTGCCCGCCGTCAACCGGAATTGTTTTTCTAA
- a CDS encoding sulfatase, with amino-acid sequence MVTLSAVTTACQQADKQEKKQYNIVYIMTDDHTAQMMSCYDTRYMETPNLDRIANEGVRFTNSFVANSLSGPSRACMLTGKHSCGNKFYDNTTCVFDSAQQTFPKLLRKAGYQTAIIGKWHLESLPSGFDYWEIVPGQGDYYNPNFITQDNDTIQKHGYITNIITDDAIDWLEHKRDEKKPFCLMIHHKAIHRNWMADTCNLALYEDKTFPLPDNFFDDYEGREAAAAQEMSIVKDMDMIYDLKMLRPDKDSRLKSVYESFLGRLDSAQRAAWDKFYGPIIDDFYKKNPQGKELANWKFQRYMRDYMKTVKSLDDNVGRVLDYLKEKGLLENTLIVYTSDQGFYMGEHGWFDKRFMYEESMHTPLIMRLPEGFTRKGDITEMVQNIDYAPTFLELAGVEVPSDMHGVSLLPLLKGEHPKDWRKALYYHFYEYPAEHMVKRHYGVRTDRYKLIHFYNDIDTWELYDLQEDPHEMHNLYGQKEYEGIVTELKAEMAKLQEQYNDPVRFSPDRDKE; translated from the coding sequence ATGGTTACCCTATCGGCTGTGACCACTGCCTGTCAGCAAGCTGACAAGCAGGAAAAGAAGCAATACAACATTGTGTATATCATGACCGATGACCATACGGCGCAGATGATGAGCTGTTATGACACACGCTACATGGAAACTCCCAATCTGGACCGGATTGCCAATGAAGGTGTACGTTTTACCAATAGTTTTGTGGCCAACTCGTTGAGTGGTCCCAGCCGTGCCTGTATGCTGACCGGAAAACATTCTTGCGGCAACAAGTTCTATGATAATACCACTTGTGTGTTCGACAGCGCGCAGCAGACGTTCCCGAAACTGCTGCGCAAGGCTGGCTATCAGACGGCCATTATTGGAAAATGGCATTTGGAAAGTCTGCCCTCTGGTTTCGATTATTGGGAAATTGTGCCGGGGCAGGGTGATTATTATAATCCGAATTTTATTACACAGGACAACGATACCATCCAGAAGCACGGATATATTACCAATATCATTACGGACGATGCCATCGACTGGCTGGAGCACAAGCGGGATGAGAAGAAACCTTTCTGCCTGATGATTCACCATAAGGCGATTCACCGTAACTGGATGGCGGATACCTGCAACCTGGCCTTGTATGAAGACAAGACCTTCCCGTTGCCGGATAATTTCTTTGACGATTATGAAGGACGTGAAGCAGCTGCGGCACAGGAAATGAGCATCGTAAAGGATATGGACATGATTTATGACCTGAAGATGCTCCGTCCGGACAAGGATTCCCGCTTAAAGAGCGTGTATGAAAGTTTTCTGGGACGTTTGGACAGTGCGCAGCGTGCGGCCTGGGACAAATTCTACGGCCCGATTATTGATGACTTCTATAAAAAGAATCCGCAAGGAAAGGAACTGGCCAACTGGAAGTTCCAGCGTTATATGCGTGATTATATGAAGACGGTCAAATCATTGGATGACAATGTGGGGCGTGTGCTGGATTACCTGAAAGAAAAAGGTTTGCTGGAAAATACATTGATTGTCTATACTTCCGACCAAGGATTCTATATGGGAGAGCATGGTTGGTTCGACAAGCGTTTCATGTATGAAGAGTCCATGCATACCCCGCTGATTATGCGTCTGCCGGAAGGCTTTACCCGCAAGGGAGACATTACGGAAATGGTGCAGAATATCGACTATGCGCCTACTTTCCTGGAATTGGCGGGAGTGGAAGTTCCGTCGGACATGCACGGAGTTTCTCTGCTGCCTTTGTTGAAAGGAGAGCATCCGAAAGACTGGCGCAAGGCTTTGTATTACCATTTCTACGAGTATCCGGCCGAACACATGGTGAAACGTCATTACGGAGTGCGTACAGACCGTTACAAACTGATTCATTTCTATAATGACATTGACACATGGGAACTGTATGACTTGCAGGAAGACCCGCATGAAATGCACAACTTGTATGGTCAGAAAGAATATGAGGGAATCGTGACGGAACTGAAGGCGGAAATGGCCAAACTACAGGAGCAGTACAATGACCCGGTACGTTTTTCTCCGGATCGTGACAAAGAATAA
- a CDS encoding glycoside hydrolase family 2 TIM barrel-domain containing protein, with translation MVRLNHFFFIVGLLIWTTLNVSAQERYDQNRFYNLCPFYTLNKALGYDAEGVSVVLKSLDATDKGQQWSVNDLSGSFRLVNVFDNKALRADVDHRLPTIAEVNGSDEAQLWTIQKNGKFVQLIPANTPSLMLVCQKNGKLELADRKTVEKKDFSLFQIQLSNMPMPEGVGVTVREKVYWEDETRFEENKEVGHATYMPYPSEKAMLSDKAFYDRPWEEVHNPAYMLLNGKWAFHWVSEPSQRPLDFYKEDFDISGWDSIPVPSNWEMQGYDRPIYANVEYPHANTPPYIQARKGFNDGGKNYGINPVGSYVRTFNLPDGWNGKRTFIHFGGIYSAAFVYLNGKYVGYSQGSNNVAEFDLTPYLKAGENRLAVQVFRWCDGSYLECQDMFRMSGIFRDVYLYNVPKVSVRDHYITCLLDKEKNYESGTMNVKLSLDNRDKLKGTKNLLVRLLDPEGRKVAESEVAVKYAPSSPVSVANVSFDLSGLSLWTAETPSLYTVQVIQRQGDKDEMAFSTKYGFRDIQVKGSLLYLNGKRVFFKGTNRHDTHPVYGRAVTTESMLWDVLTMKRNNINTIRTSHYPNAAKMYAMFDYYGLYTMDEADLEDHANQSISDMPSWIPAFVDRIDRMVLRDRNHPSIIFWSLGNEAGGGENFRDCYAAAKKLDSRPVHYEGTRDGKSYGGNRFSDFYSKMYPSMDWMDEHVSAFEKPLFVCEYAHAMGNAIGNLKEYWESIEGSKATIGGAIWDWIDQAIYEPHEMKKGIYRLHTGYDFPGPHQGNFCSNGIVPATREESPKLKEVKAIYQYVGFKCLGTDAAHNVANIQVTNKYAFLPLNGFDLKWETVKNGEIVGADSLKLEAVLPGDSVALSLKLTGVNLSGAQKNGDEVMVNLHVRMLSSTVWAEAGHEVAFRQFELTERAALPELAAKKKKNNWDVREDEKQVSVANEKVRAVFDKTTGQLIQLNMGGKEIISHKGGFLYDNHRWIENDLFKEVANGLDAAGTCEVTVEKGKVLVRTSRGGSLCATNIVYTFTPDGVLDMDVRFSPQTANLRRCGLVCLLDSTLTQVNYYAHGPWENYVDRKDACPVGRYTTTVDEMGGKYVKPQSMGNREGLRSLELTDASGKGIRIQTQGNVSFSALRYTDEDLMNTKHTWELEKRPYVVLHLDAALRGLGNASCGPETMLKYQIPQKPMSYKLRISAL, from the coding sequence ATGGTGAGATTGAATCATTTTTTTTTCATTGTGGGGTTATTGATATGGACCACATTGAATGTAAGTGCACAGGAACGGTATGATCAAAACCGGTTTTATAATTTATGCCCGTTTTATACATTAAATAAGGCGCTGGGCTATGATGCGGAAGGTGTATCGGTCGTTTTGAAATCTTTAGATGCAACCGATAAGGGGCAGCAATGGAGTGTCAATGACCTTTCTGGAAGTTTCCGTCTGGTAAACGTGTTTGATAATAAAGCACTGAGGGCAGATGTAGACCATAGATTGCCGACCATAGCAGAAGTGAATGGAAGTGATGAGGCACAGCTTTGGACTATACAGAAAAACGGAAAGTTTGTACAGCTTATTCCTGCAAATACTCCTTCGCTGATGCTGGTATGTCAGAAGAATGGTAAACTGGAACTGGCCGACCGGAAGACTGTGGAGAAGAAAGATTTTTCTTTATTCCAGATTCAGTTAAGCAATATGCCCATGCCGGAAGGAGTTGGTGTGACCGTGCGTGAAAAGGTATATTGGGAAGATGAAACCCGTTTCGAAGAAAATAAGGAAGTGGGTCATGCCACGTATATGCCTTATCCTTCTGAAAAGGCAATGTTGAGTGACAAGGCATTTTATGACCGTCCTTGGGAAGAGGTGCATAATCCTGCCTATATGCTGCTGAACGGGAAGTGGGCTTTTCACTGGGTGTCGGAGCCTTCCCAGAGGCCGTTGGATTTCTACAAAGAGGATTTCGATATCTCCGGTTGGGATAGCATTCCGGTGCCGTCTAACTGGGAAATGCAAGGATACGACCGTCCGATTTATGCGAATGTGGAATATCCGCATGCCAATACACCGCCTTATATCCAGGCCCGCAAAGGTTTCAACGACGGTGGAAAGAACTATGGTATCAATCCGGTAGGTTCGTATGTGCGTACTTTCAATCTTCCGGATGGATGGAACGGAAAACGTACGTTCATCCATTTTGGAGGTATTTACAGTGCTGCTTTCGTGTATCTGAACGGAAAGTATGTGGGATATTCACAGGGCTCTAACAACGTAGCCGAGTTTGATTTGACCCCGTATTTGAAAGCAGGAGAGAACCGGTTGGCGGTACAGGTGTTCCGCTGGTGTGACGGTTCGTATCTGGAATGTCAGGATATGTTCCGTATGAGTGGTATTTTCCGGGATGTGTATTTATATAATGTACCGAAGGTAAGCGTACGCGACCACTACATCACTTGTTTGCTGGATAAAGAGAAGAACTACGAAAGTGGAACCATGAACGTGAAGCTGTCGTTGGACAACCGTGACAAGCTGAAGGGTACCAAGAACCTGCTGGTTCGTCTGCTAGATCCGGAAGGCCGCAAAGTGGCCGAATCGGAGGTGGCTGTGAAATATGCCCCTTCTTCTCCGGTGAGCGTGGCCAATGTGTCGTTCGATTTGTCGGGTCTGTCATTATGGACGGCAGAGACTCCTTCGTTGTACACGGTTCAGGTGATACAGCGTCAGGGCGACAAGGACGAAATGGCGTTTTCTACGAAATATGGTTTCCGGGATATCCAGGTAAAAGGTTCTTTGCTCTACCTGAACGGGAAACGAGTGTTCTTCAAGGGAACGAACCGTCATGACACGCATCCGGTGTACGGACGGGCGGTGACTACCGAATCGATGCTGTGGGATGTGCTGACCATGAAGCGGAACAATATCAATACCATCCGTACGTCGCATTATCCGAATGCGGCCAAGATGTATGCCATGTTCGACTATTATGGCTTGTACACCATGGATGAGGCTGACTTGGAAGACCATGCCAACCAGTCTATCAGTGACATGCCTTCGTGGATACCGGCGTTTGTGGACCGTATCGACCGGATGGTGTTGCGCGACCGCAATCATCCGAGCATCATTTTCTGGAGTTTGGGTAATGAGGCCGGAGGTGGAGAGAATTTCCGTGACTGTTATGCAGCTGCCAAGAAACTGGACAGCCGTCCGGTGCATTATGAAGGTACACGCGACGGGAAATCATACGGAGGTAACCGTTTCAGCGATTTCTATTCCAAGATGTATCCGAGCATGGACTGGATGGATGAACACGTGAGCGCGTTCGAAAAGCCTCTCTTTGTCTGTGAATATGCGCACGCCATGGGAAATGCCATCGGTAACCTGAAAGAGTATTGGGAAAGCATTGAAGGCAGTAAGGCTACGATTGGAGGAGCCATCTGGGATTGGATAGACCAGGCGATTTACGAACCTCATGAAATGAAGAAAGGGATTTATCGCTTGCATACGGGATATGACTTCCCGGGCCCGCATCAGGGTAACTTCTGTTCAAACGGTATCGTCCCGGCCACACGGGAAGAATCACCGAAGCTGAAGGAAGTGAAAGCCATTTATCAATATGTAGGCTTCAAGTGTCTGGGTACGGATGCGGCACACAATGTAGCCAATATCCAGGTGACCAATAAATATGCGTTCCTGCCGTTGAACGGCTTCGACTTGAAATGGGAGACGGTAAAGAATGGAGAGATTGTGGGGGCCGACAGCTTGAAACTGGAGGCGGTGCTTCCGGGCGATTCCGTGGCTCTCAGTCTGAAACTGACGGGTGTGAATCTGTCGGGTGCACAGAAGAACGGCGATGAAGTGATGGTAAATCTGCACGTGCGGATGCTGTCGTCTACCGTATGGGCAGAAGCAGGACATGAGGTGGCCTTCCGTCAGTTTGAACTGACCGAACGGGCGGCATTGCCGGAACTGGCTGCGAAGAAAAAGAAAAACAACTGGGATGTTCGGGAAGATGAGAAACAGGTTTCAGTAGCGAATGAAAAGGTACGTGCCGTATTCGACAAGACCACAGGTCAGCTGATTCAGTTGAACATGGGCGGTAAGGAAATTATCAGTCATAAGGGCGGTTTCTTGTACGATAACCATCGCTGGATTGAAAATGATTTGTTCAAGGAAGTGGCCAACGGGCTGGATGCAGCCGGTACATGCGAAGTAACTGTGGAAAAAGGAAAGGTGTTGGTACGTACTTCCCGCGGAGGCTCTTTGTGTGCCACCAATATTGTGTATACTTTCACTCCAGACGGTGTGTTGGATATGGATGTACGTTTCTCTCCGCAGACTGCCAATTTGCGCCGTTGCGGGCTGGTATGCCTGTTGGATTCTACGTTGACACAGGTAAATTATTATGCACATGGGCCGTGGGAAAACTACGTAGACCGGAAAGACGCCTGCCCGGTAGGACGTTATACTACTACGGTAGATGAAATGGGTGGCAAGTATGTCAAACCGCAGTCCATGGGCAACCGGGAAGGCTTGCGCAGTTTGGAACTGACCGATGCATCCGGCAAGGGTATCCGTATCCAGACGCAGGGTAATGTGTCGTTCTCCGCGTTGCGTTACACTGACGAGGATTTGATGAACACCAAGCATACATGGGAACTGGAGAAACGTCCTTACGTGGTGCTGCACCTGGATGCGGCGCTTCGAGGACTGGGCAATGCAAGCTGCGGTCCGGAAACCATGCTGAAATACCAGATTCCGCAGAAACCGATGAGTTACAAACTTCGTATTTCCGCTTTATAA
- a CDS encoding lipopolysaccharide biosynthesis protein, translating to MAGIKSLAKDTAIYGLSSIVGRFLNYLLVPLYTAVLPAASGGYGVVSNVYAYTALILVLLTFGMETGFFRFANKSDEDAGKVYANSLLFVGGLSLLFVVLCMVFLHPLSALLEYPDHPDYIAMMVCVVALDSFQCIPFAYLRYKKRPIKFASIKLLNIVGNILLNLFFLLVCPWLNVHAPETVNWFYNPDYLVGYIFVSNLIMSALQMFFFIPELRGVSYRMDKVLMKRMVNYSFPILIFGLVGILNQTVDKMIYPYLFDDRSEGLVQLGIYSATSKVALVMAMFTQAFRYAYEPFVFGKNKDADSKKVYSSAMKFFFIFSLLAFLAVMGYMDILKYMVASDYWEGLSVVAIVMLAEIFKGIYFNLSFWYKLTDETYWGAYFSLIGCAVILGLNIWLVPTYGYVASAWASVTGYGVITLLSYFIGQKKYPVAYPLKDMALYLIVAVVLYVLSQETPIANLWLRLGFRTILILLFIAFIIKKDLPLRTLPFVGRFFR from the coding sequence ATGGCCGGAATAAAATCTTTGGCAAAGGATACTGCCATTTATGGGTTGAGCAGTATCGTAGGACGTTTTTTGAATTATTTGCTGGTACCTCTTTATACGGCAGTGCTCCCTGCCGCTTCCGGGGGATATGGGGTGGTATCGAATGTATATGCTTATACGGCACTGATTCTGGTGTTGCTGACTTTTGGTATGGAGACAGGATTCTTCCGTTTCGCCAACAAGTCGGACGAGGATGCCGGGAAGGTGTATGCCAACTCCCTGCTGTTTGTGGGAGGACTTTCGTTGCTGTTTGTCGTGCTGTGCATGGTTTTCCTGCATCCGCTTTCTGCCTTGCTGGAATACCCGGATCATCCGGACTACATTGCCATGATGGTGTGTGTGGTGGCACTCGATTCTTTCCAGTGCATACCCTTTGCTTATCTGCGTTATAAGAAACGCCCTATCAAGTTCGCTTCCATCAAGTTGCTGAACATTGTGGGAAACATTCTGCTGAACCTTTTTTTCCTGCTCGTTTGTCCATGGTTGAATGTTCATGCCCCCGAAACGGTAAACTGGTTCTATAATCCGGACTATCTGGTGGGTTACATTTTCGTGTCTAACCTGATTATGTCGGCTTTGCAGATGTTTTTTTTCATACCGGAACTGCGTGGGGTATCCTATCGCATGGACAAGGTGCTGATGAAGCGCATGGTAAACTACTCTTTCCCGATATTGATATTTGGGCTGGTAGGTATCCTGAACCAGACGGTCGACAAGATGATTTATCCTTATTTGTTCGACGACCGTTCGGAAGGGTTGGTACAGCTGGGTATATACAGTGCCACGAGTAAGGTGGCGCTGGTGATGGCGATGTTTACACAGGCTTTCCGCTATGCCTACGAACCGTTCGTCTTTGGCAAGAACAAGGATGCAGACAGTAAGAAAGTCTACTCTTCGGCGATGAAGTTCTTCTTTATCTTCTCTCTTCTGGCCTTTCTGGCGGTGATGGGCTACATGGATATCCTGAAATATATGGTGGCCTCCGATTACTGGGAAGGATTGAGCGTGGTGGCTATCGTCATGCTGGCCGAGATTTTCAAGGGCATTTATTTCAATCTCTCTTTCTGGTACAAACTGACCGATGAAACCTACTGGGGAGCTTACTTTTCTTTGATTGGCTGTGCCGTGATTCTGGGGCTGAATATCTGGCTGGTACCGACCTACGGATATGTGGCCTCTGCTTGGGCCTCGGTGACAGGCTACGGAGTGATTACCTTGCTGTCTTATTTCATCGGGCAGAAAAAGTATCCGGTAGCTTATCCGTTGAAAGACATGGCGCTCTATCTGATTGTGGCTGTGGTGCTCTATGTGTTGTCACAGGAAACGCCGATTGCCAATCTCTGGTTGCGTTTAGGTTTCCGTACGATATTAATTTTGCTGTTTATCGCATTTATTATCAAAAAAGACTTACCTTTAAGAACTTTACCTTTTGTCGGCCGTTTCTTTCGGTAA
- the mnmA gene encoding tRNA 2-thiouridine(34) synthase MnmA, with protein MKEREKRVLVGMSGGIDSSAACIMLQEQGYEVVGVTMRTWDVASHFTPGNDQPNEVIEAQQLAARLGIEHHVADVRTEFRQVIVQYFIDEYMRGRTPNPCVMCNPLFKERILCEWADRCNCAWIATGHYCQLKDINGYRYILTGDDPLKDQSYFLWKLPQEILKRMMFPLGGMTKASVRDYLASKGFEAKARGGESMEICFIEKDYREFLKEHCPDIDERIGPGWFVDSKGLKLGQHKGFAYYTIGQRKGLEIALGKPAYVLKINPAKNTVMLGDADQLKTQYMLVEDYNVASLDELLSCKELAVRIRYRSRSIPCQVILLENGQLLVRFQQEASAITPGQSAVFYEDNRVLGGGFIAFQQAIKKIGAENEAKFPK; from the coding sequence ATGAAAGAAAGAGAAAAAAGAGTTTTGGTCGGCATGAGTGGAGGCATCGACAGTTCGGCTGCCTGCATCATGCTGCAGGAACAAGGATATGAAGTAGTAGGCGTGACCATGCGTACCTGGGACGTCGCATCTCATTTTACCCCAGGAAACGATCAGCCCAATGAAGTGATTGAGGCGCAACAGCTGGCTGCCCGCCTGGGCATCGAACACCATGTGGCCGATGTACGGACTGAGTTCCGTCAGGTCATTGTGCAGTATTTCATCGATGAATACATGCGGGGACGTACCCCCAACCCTTGTGTAATGTGCAATCCCTTGTTCAAGGAACGGATTCTCTGTGAATGGGCCGACCGGTGCAATTGCGCCTGGATTGCCACGGGACATTACTGCCAGTTGAAAGATATCAATGGTTACCGCTACATCCTGACCGGCGACGACCCCCTGAAAGACCAGTCGTATTTTCTATGGAAACTGCCGCAAGAAATTTTGAAACGGATGATGTTCCCTCTTGGCGGCATGACGAAGGCCAGCGTACGCGATTACCTCGCCTCAAAAGGTTTCGAGGCCAAAGCCCGTGGAGGAGAAAGCATGGAAATCTGCTTCATCGAAAAAGACTACCGGGAATTTCTGAAAGAGCATTGCCCCGACATTGACGAAAGAATTGGTCCGGGATGGTTTGTCGACAGCAAAGGGCTGAAACTGGGACAGCACAAAGGTTTCGCCTACTACACCATCGGACAGCGGAAAGGATTGGAAATCGCCTTGGGCAAACCGGCCTACGTATTGAAAATCAATCCGGCCAAAAACACAGTCATGCTGGGAGATGCCGACCAGCTCAAGACCCAGTATATGCTGGTAGAGGACTATAACGTGGCCAGTCTGGACGAGTTGCTCAGTTGTAAGGAGCTGGCTGTACGCATCCGCTACCGCAGCCGGTCGATTCCTTGCCAGGTGATTCTGCTGGAGAACGGGCAACTGTTGGTCCGCTTCCAACAAGAGGCTTCTGCCATCACCCCCGGTCAGTCGGCCGTGTTCTACGAAGACAACCGGGTACTGGGTGGCGGATTCATCGCTTTCCAGCAAGCCATCAAAAAGATAGGTGCCGAAAACGAAGCGAAGTTTCCGAAATAA